The Candidatus Thermokryptus mobilis genome contains the following window.
TGCCTTACGACATCAAGGGCGCTTGGAATTAAGCTCGGTCTAAGCGCCGACATCTCCCTGCTTAAAGGATTCAAAACCTTGACAAAATTATCGCTAAACAATGAAGCCACTTCCTCATCAAGCATGCTGTTTGTAACAACTTCTTTAAACCCGGCTCCGATCAACCTCTCCCGAACAACTTCATTAAAATCAACTTTTGCTTTTTCAGTTGAAAAATGAACCACAGAACTCATTTTATCCGGGATTTTATCGTATCCATAGACACGGGCAACCTCTTCAACTAAATCAATTTCCCTTTCAATGTCAGGTCTAAATGTCGGCACTCTAACTTTAACAGAATCATCATCAACATTTAAAACCTCAATCTCAAGCCCTTCAAGTATTTCAACAACCTTATCTCTTGGAATTTCCATTCCGATGATTGAGTTGAGCCGTGAAAATCTCAATTTTACGATGCGTGGTTCAATTTTAACTGGATAAACATCAATCACTCCTTTCAAAACTTCGCCTCCAGCAATCTCAGCCATAAGTTGCGCTGCTCTATCAACAGCCCAAATAACAGCATTTGGGTCCGCACCTCTTTCAAATCTATACGATGCATCGGTAGAAAGACCCAGAAACTTTGATGTCCTTCGTATGCTGATGGGGTTAAAATAAGCGCTTTCAATTAAAACATTCCTCGTTTCATCGGTTATCTCGGAATTCAAACCACCCATGACCCCAGCTATTGCCACTGGTTTTTCAGCATCACATATCATCAGTGTATCCGAACGCAGTGTTCTCGCCTTGCCATCAAGCGTAATAAAAACTTCACCGTCATTTGCACATTTAACGACGATTTTATGCCCAGTGAGTTTATCATAGTCAAAAGCGTGAAGAGGATGCCCCACTTCATAAAGGACGAAATTTGTTATGTCTACGATGTTATTTATAGGTCTTAATCCAACCAAGCGGAGATAATTTTGAAGCCATTGTGGGGATGGTTCCACTTTTACATTTAAAACAACCCTTGCGGAATACCTCGGACAATTTATATAATCAACAATTTCAACAGACGCAAAATCAGTGACTTTTCTCTCCGACTCAATTAGTTTAACCTCTGGTTTCTTCAACTTCAATCCGAACACTACCGCAAGTTCCCGAGCTATCCCTATATGACTTAAACAATCCGGGCGATTTGGGGTTATGCTTATATCATAAACCACATCATCAAGTCCGAAATATTCAGCCAATGGTTGTCCAACCTTTGCACTTTCATCAAGAACCATTATTCCCTCTTTATCTTCACCAAGCCCAAGCTCATATTCAGAACATATCATTCCATACGATTCAACACCGCGAATTTTAGCTCTTGTCAATACGAATGGTTTCCCCTCCGGATCGTGTTGATTTCTTGGGATGATAGCTCCGACGAGCGCAACGGGTACTTTCTGACCAACCGCAACATTAGGTGCACCGCATATAATTTGAAGCACATCCTTTCCAACATTAACTTTACAGACCGTTAACTTATCGGCGTTAGGATGTTTATTCACTTCTAAGACTTCCCCGACATAAAAATTTTTATACTTCTCACCAAGATATTCAACACTTTCAACCTCAAGCCCGAGCATCGTTAGCTTTTCCTTTACTTCCTCAGGTTCTGCTTCAAGGTCAATGTAATTTTTTAGCCAGTTATGTGATATTTTCACCGCTTGTGGAAGATTTTATTTTAGAATTGATCAAGGAATCTGAAATCGTTCTCATAAAACAACCTTATATCATCTATCCCATATTTTAACATTGCGATTCTTTCAACACCCATACCAAAAGCGTAACCAGTATATTTTTCCGCATCGTATCCAACAAACTTGAAAACATTTGGGTCAACCATTCCACACCCAAGTATTTCAAGCCAGCCACCATATTTACAAACCCTGCAACCTTTACCTCCACATATGAAACAGCTGACATCTACCTCAGCGCTTGGTTCAGTGAATGGGAAAAAACTGGGTCTAAATCTCAACTTAACATCACTGCCAAACATTTGTTTAGCAAACGCAAGCAAAGTCCCTTTTAACTCCGCAAAAGAAACCCCCTCATCAACATACAAACCTTCAACCTGATGAAACAAACAATAACTCCTCGCACTTATCGCTTCATTTCTGTAAACTCTTCCAGGGGCAATGATCCTAACTGGCGGTTTCTTTGACTCCATCACTCTTATCTGAACGGGGGAAGTGTGCGTTCGTAAAATTATTTTATCCTCAATGAAAAAAGTATCTTGCATATCCCTTGCTGGATGCTCGGGAGGTATGTTTAACGCTTCAAAGTTATGATAATCATCTTCTATCTCAGGCCCAGAAGCGACTTCAAAACCCATCCCAATGAAAATTTTCTTTATCTCCTCAAGCGTTTGTGTAAGAGGATGTTTCCTTCCCGTGTATTTCAACCTTCCAGGTATTGTAAGATCAACAAAACTTTCAACCTTGGCTTTCTTTCCCTTAATTTCAAGTTTCTTCTCGTTGTATTTCCCCTGAGCTAGCTCCTTCAACTCATTGAGCAATTTACCAAGAGCTGGTTTCTCTTCCTTTGGAACTTCTCTTAACTTATCAAAAAGTGACTGAATTATGCCCCTGCGACCAAGATATTTAACCCTTAATTCTTCAAGTTGCTTCTCATCTTCAACACTTGAAATCTCGGAGAGAAATTTGGACTTTACTTCTTCAATTTGATTTTTCATCTCTGAGTTAAATTTTCATTTTTAAATAAAAACTCCCATCACCCTCACAAAATCAAAGTTATAGACGGGGTGATGGGAGTTAAACTTTAACTAAAAGCGAACTTTACAACTTCAGAGAAAGCATCCGGATTATTCACCGCAAGATCAGCTAACATCTTGCGGTTGATCTCAACCTGCTTTTTCTTCAATGCTGAAATTAATTTTGAATATGTAGTTCCGTTCAACCTTGCTGCAGCGTTTATCCTCGTTATCCAGAGTCGTCTAAATTCTCGCTTTTTCGTCCTCCTATCACGATACGAGTATTGAAGTGCCTTCGCAACATGGTCTTTGGCTTGTCTGAGGGTGTTGCCTCGCATCCCCCAGAACCCTTTTGCCCTCTCAAGGATTTTCTTCCTTCTCCTCCTTGATGCTGGCTTATTCGTCGCTCTCATTTCAACCACAAATTTTAGTTTTAAAATTCATCAAGCAAGGATCAATCGCTTAATCCTTTTCTCTTCATATGGATGCACAAGCGTCGGCTTGCGAAGTTGACGCTTACGCTTCCTTGACTTGCCAGTTGCAAGATGACTTCTACCGGCTTTCTGCCTCTTGATTTTGCCAGTGCCTGTAACTTTGAAACGCTTCATCGCCGCGCGATTACTTTTCATCTTTGGCATCAGTGATTTCTCCTCCCAGCTGTTTGTTTTTTTCTTCCTGTTCCCTCAATATTTGTATTTTCTTTCTGTCAGGTGAAATAAGAACACTCATCACACTCCCCTCAAGCCGTATATCCTGCTCAACTCTACCAATATCCGACAACATCTCAATAAACCTTCTCAAAATCCTCTCACCAAATTCAGTATGTAAAATTTCTCTGCCTTTAAATAACACAGACGCTTTAACTTTGTGCCCCTCAAGCAAGAACTCCCTTGCATGTCTAACTTTAAAATTAAAATCATGCTCACCTGTATTCGGATGAAACCTTAATTCTTTTACAACCGCTGATGCTTGTTGCTTCTTGTGAAGTTTCTCTTCCTTCTGTCTCTCATACTTATATTTACCGTAATCCATTAATCTACAAACAGGTGGATTAGCATGCGGCGCGACTTCAACTAGGTCATAACCTCTTTCCTCAGCTAATTTTAACGCATCACGCGTGTTCATTATTCCGAGCTGTTGCCCATTTTCGTCTATCACCCTAACCCTCGGGACTTTAATCTGGTCATTAACCCGTAATTCTTTCCCTATGGCTGATCCCCTTTTTGTTTTTAAATTTAGCGTTTCACCTTCCTCCTTATCTCTTGCCTTGTCCTTTCGCCATCTGCTACAATTAGATCAGCAATATACTTAATCATCTCCTCGTGCGATTTTCTGAATTCATCCATTTTCTCGTGATGCTCTCTTCTAAACTCATCAAGCCGTTCACGAGATTCCTTAAGATTTTCACTCAAAACATATATCGTCTTTTGATGTTCCCGCCTGAGCTCATCAAGCCGTTCAACCATAATCTTTACATTCTCTTGATGCTCCCGTCTAAACTCATTTATCAACTCACTTATATTTTTTGCCTCTGCTTTAAGTGTCCTGTTATTTATAATAGCAAAAGTCAAAAATACACCGAGTATCGTCGCCATAACACCACCCAATGTCAAAATCTCATAAAAATTCACGCCTAATCAACCGTTTTAGTTTCAATTTCAAATTTAATCCTTGAAATAAAACTTTCCAAATCAAAAACCCCAAGGTCACCTTTACCATGTCGTCTAACTGAAACATTGCGATTTGTCTTTTCCCTTTCGCCTATAACAAGCATATATGGAATTTTCTTCGTTTCAGCTTCCCGAATTTTATAAGTTATCTTTTCATTCCTCAGGTCAATTTCCGCTCTTACTTTCATCTCTTTCAACTTTTGATAAATCTCAACCGCGTAATCATTCTGAGCATCCGTTATGGGAAGAACAGCCACTTGAACTGGGGCAAGCCAAACTGGGAAATTCCCGGCGAAATGTTCCGTCAAAATCCCAACGAACCTCTCAAACGACCCGAATATCGCTCTATGAATCGCAACCGGGCGTTTCGGTTGACCATCTGCGTCAATGTAAGTTAAATCAAATCTTTCTGGCAACATAACAAAATCAAGTTGAATCGTCGCAACCTGCCAGTCCCTTCCCAAGGCATCTTTAATCTGGACATCAATCTTTGGACCGTAAAAAGCACCTTCTTTTTCTTTTAACCCATACTTTATGCCATTTTGTTCAAGCGCCATCTTTAATGCTTGTTCTGCTTGCTCCCACAAAGCTGGGTCTCCCATAGCATTGTCTGGCTTCGTTGAAAGATAATAAGCTGGCTCAAACTTAAAAATCCCGTAAACATAGTTTATAAAATCAATAAGCTCGTTTATCTCATTTAAAATTTGATCAGGTCTACAATAAATATGGGCGTCGTCCATGGTTATTTGCCTGACGCGAAACATGCCTCCCAATGCCCCAGAAATCTCATTCCTGTGAAGACGACCAATTTCAGCAAGACGAAGAGGCAAGTCCCTATAACTTCTCGTCCTCATCTTATAAACATATGTGCTCTCGGGACAATTCATCGGCTTGAGTGAGTATACCTCGTTTTCAACTTCAAGGACGAACATATTCTCTTTGTAATGCTCCCAATGACCGGAGCGTTCCCAAAGGTCTTTCTTAACAAGTATCGGCGTTGAGATCTCCTCATATCCCCTTTTGTCAAGTTCTTCCCTTATAAACTTTTCAAGCTCACGGAAGATAATCATTCCCTTTGGCAACCAAAACGGAGCCCCTGGGGCTATATCGTGGAAAACAAAAAGCTCAAGTTCTTTCCCAAGCCGACGATGGTCTCTTTTTCTTGCTTCCTCAAGGCGACGAAGATGCTCCTCAAGAAGTTCTTTTTTAGGATAAGCAACACCATAAACCCTTTGCAACATCTTGTTTTTCGGATCACCGCGCCAATATGCGCCAGCAACATTTAATAACTTAACATACTTTATCTTGCCCGTTGAAGGCAAATGCGGACCACGACATAAATCCGTGAAAGTACCCTCACTGTAAAAAGTTATAGTATCACCGTCCTCTATCTGCTCTATTATCTCAATTTTGTAAGGGTCGCCCTTCCTTTTGAAAAATTCAAGCGCTTCCTCCTTCGTCACAACTTTCCTAACATACGGTTCGTCCCTTTGTGCCAACTCCGTCATCTTCTCTTCAATTTTTTGCAAATCCTCCGGCGTAAGCGGTCTATCAACATCAACATCGTAATAAAAACCATCTTCAATTGGCGGACCAACACCAAATTTCGCTCCAGGGAAAAGCTCCTCTATTGCGTGAGCCATAAGATGAGCGGAACTATGCCAGAAAACCTCCCTTCCTTCTGGATCCTCAAATGTCAAAATTTTTAACTCACAATCATTTTCAAGCGGACGCGTTAAATCAACCACAACCCCATCTACTTTAGCAGCTACCGCTTCTTTGAACAAACGCTTGCTTAACATCTCAGCTATCTGCAACGGCGTCGTCCCTTTAGCAACTTCTAAAATACTACCATCAGGCAGTTTTACCTTTATCCTTTCCTCCATAAAAAAATTAAAATTTGAGTTTTCACTTCAAGGGAAAGTCCGAGTTAAAAATAATAATTTCCCCGAGAAAATCAAAACAAAACCTTAACCTGCAACTTCTACCAGAACAACAGTTATCAACCTTAACTTTTCATCCACACGATAAAACAAAAATAAATCATCAATCAAAATTTTATAAATCTCCCCTTCAAGCTTTTCGCACCCATTCGGATACGGTTCGTCTCTCAAAAGATTAACACGCTCAATAAAACCAGCCATTTTAGCAACATCACCCTTAAAACATGACAACAAATCAACCAATAACTCTTCTTTGAATCTTACATCATATTTTCTCTTGTCAACTTTCATCCCTCTGAGCACCATCCTTTCCATCTTCTTAAATTCACTATACGGCAGTATCGTTATATACTTTTTGCTTCCCTTCATAAGATGCAATACCTTTTTCTCGTCCCAATTCTTCAATCCTTTGCTCCAAAAAGTTTTTTCTTAAAATATTCAAGCGTCTTTTTTAATCCTTCCCTCCTTGGCACCTTCGGCTCCCAACCCAGTATCTCCCGCGCCTTCGTTATATCTGGTCTTCTAACCTTGGGATCGTCTGGCGGAAGCGGTTTAAAAATAATTTTGCTATTGCTACCAGCAATTTCCCTTATCTCATAAGCAAGTTCCAAAATTGTTATCTCATCAGGATTTCCAAGATTTATCGGATAAACATAATTTGACATCAAAAGTTTAAAAATCCCCTCAACCAAATCATCAATGTAACAAATACTTCTCGTTTGCTTTCCATCACCAAAAACAGTCATATCTTCACCCTTAAGTGCTTGCGTCATAAATGCTGGTATAACCCTACCATCATCAATTCTCATCCTGGGTCCATATGTGTTAAAAATCCTTGCTATCCTCGTGTCAAGTCCGTGATACCTGTGGTAAGCCATCGTCATAGCTTCAGCAAACCTTTTTGCCTCGTCATAAACACCACGAATTCCTATCGGATTTACATTACCGTAATATTCCTCGCTTTGCGGATGAACGAGTGGATCCCCATAAACTTCACTCGTTGACGCAAGCAAAAATCTCGCGCCTTTTGCCTTTGCAAGCCCAAGCGCCTTGTGCGTCCCCAGAGCACCAACCTTTAATGTCTGTATCGGATACTTGATATAATCCATCGGGCTTGCTGGCGAAGCGAAGTGAAGAATAAAATCAACATCTCCTGGAACATATAAAAATTCCGTAACATCATACTTGATAAACTTAAACTTCGGATTACCAAAAAGATGAGCTATATTGTCAAGATTTCCAGTGATTAAATTATCAAGACAAATCACCTCATCTCCTTCAGCTATAAAGCGATCGCAAAGATGCGACCCTATGAAACCAGCTCCTCCAGTTATAACTACTTTCGCCAATTCTTATATCTCTTTTTTATTTTTCTAAAGATGGAGAAAAAATCATAACAGCGACAGGTCTTTTAGAAACTCTTTAAGCGTTGGCAACTTTGCGTCTTTTTCTGAGAGGATGGGATTATCAATTGGCCACTCAATCCCTATATCAGGATCGTTCCAAATTATCCCTCTGTCATGTTCAGGAGAGTAAAAATTATCAACCTTATATTCAACCTCAGCGATTTCAGAAAGCACAACAAAACCATGAGCAAATCCCTTCGGAATATATAAAATCCTTTTATTTTCCTCAGATAAAATAACGCCAAACCATTTTTTGAAAGTTTTTGACCCAGGTCTTATATCAACAGCCACATCAAAAATTTCTCCCTTTATACATCTGACAAGCTTTGATTGAGCAAATGGTTCTACTTGAAAGTGAAGCCCCCTCAAAACACCTTTAATCGATTTTGAATGATTATCTTGAACAAATTTTTCGGTTATGCCAAATCTCTCAAACTCCCTGTAACTGTATGTCTCCATAAAAAATCCTCTTTTATCCTCAAACACAATTGGCTCAATCACAACAAGTTCAGGTATCTGGCTTACCCTTGTAAATTTGAACGGCAAGATAAAGTAAAACTTTACTTTTCACTTTCTCCCGATGCCGTAATAAACGAAACCAAGCCCTTTCAACTTTTCCGGCTTGTAGATGTTTCTCCCATCAAAAACGACCGGCGTTCGCATGAGGCTTTTCATATAATTGAAGTCCGGCTCGCGAAATTCCTGCCATTCCGTAACTAAAACAAGCGCATCGGCACCTTTAATTGCCTCGTATTGATTTTTCGCAAATTTAATTTTTTTATCAAAAATTTTCTTTGCGTTTGGCATCGCAACCGGGTCATACGCGACAACACTTGCACCAAGTTTCAACAGCTCGTTTATTATCGTAATTGAAGGAGCTTCGCGCATATCGTCCGTCTTTGGCTTAAAAGACA
Protein-coding sequences here:
- the rfbC gene encoding dTDP-4-dehydrorhamnose 3,5-epimerase yields the protein MPFKFTRVSQIPELVVIEPIVFEDKRGFFMETYSYREFERFGITEKFVQDNHSKSIKGVLRGLHFQVEPFAQSKLVRCIKGEIFDVAVDIRPGSKTFKKWFGVILSEENKRILYIPKGFAHGFVVLSEIAEVEYKVDNFYSPEHDRGIIWNDPDIGIEWPIDNPILSEKDAKLPTLKEFLKDLSLL
- the infC gene encoding translation initiation factor IF-3 translates to MGKELRVNDQIKVPRVRVIDENGQQLGIMNTRDALKLAEERGYDLVEVAPHANPPVCRLMDYGKYKYERQKEEKLHKKQQASAVVKELRFHPNTGEHDFNFKVRHAREFLLEGHKVKASVLFKGREILHTEFGERILRRFIEMLSDIGRVEQDIRLEGSVMSVLISPDRKKIQILREQEEKNKQLGGEITDAKDEK
- the rplT gene encoding 50S ribosomal protein L20, whose protein sequence is MRATNKPASRRRRKKILERAKGFWGMRGNTLRQAKDHVAKALQYSYRDRRTKKREFRRLWITRINAAARLNGTTYSKLISALKKKQVEINRKMLADLAVNNPDAFSEVVKFAFS
- the pheS gene encoding phenylalanine--tRNA ligase subunit alpha encodes the protein MKNQIEEVKSKFLSEISSVEDEKQLEELRVKYLGRRGIIQSLFDKLREVPKEEKPALGKLLNELKELAQGKYNEKKLEIKGKKAKVESFVDLTIPGRLKYTGRKHPLTQTLEEIKKIFIGMGFEVASGPEIEDDYHNFEALNIPPEHPARDMQDTFFIEDKIILRTHTSPVQIRVMESKKPPVRIIAPGRVYRNEAISARSYCLFHQVEGLYVDEGVSFAELKGTLLAFAKQMFGSDVKLRFRPSFFPFTEPSAEVDVSCFICGGKGCRVCKYGGWLEILGCGMVDPNVFKFVGYDAEKYTGYAFGMGVERIAMLKYGIDDIRLFYENDFRFLDQF
- a CDS encoding UDP-glucuronic acid decarboxylase family protein — translated: MAKVVITGGAGFIGSHLCDRFIAEGDEVICLDNLITGNLDNIAHLFGNPKFKFIKYDVTEFLYVPGDVDFILHFASPASPMDYIKYPIQTLKVGALGTHKALGLAKAKGARFLLASTSEVYGDPLVHPQSEEYYGNVNPIGIRGVYDEAKRFAEAMTMAYHRYHGLDTRIARIFNTYGPRMRIDDGRVIPAFMTQALKGEDMTVFGDGKQTRSICYIDDLVEGIFKLLMSNYVYPINLGNPDEITILELAYEIREIAGSNSKIIFKPLPPDDPKVRRPDITKAREILGWEPKVPRREGLKKTLEYFKKKLFGAKD
- the rpmI gene encoding 50S ribosomal protein L35, translated to MPKMKSNRAAMKRFKVTGTGKIKRQKAGRSHLATGKSRKRKRQLRKPTLVHPYEEKRIKRLILA
- the thrS gene encoding threonine--tRNA ligase; this translates as MEERIKVKLPDGSILEVAKGTTPLQIAEMLSKRLFKEAVAAKVDGVVVDLTRPLENDCELKILTFEDPEGREVFWHSSAHLMAHAIEELFPGAKFGVGPPIEDGFYYDVDVDRPLTPEDLQKIEEKMTELAQRDEPYVRKVVTKEEALEFFKRKGDPYKIEIIEQIEDGDTITFYSEGTFTDLCRGPHLPSTGKIKYVKLLNVAGAYWRGDPKNKMLQRVYGVAYPKKELLEEHLRRLEEARKRDHRRLGKELELFVFHDIAPGAPFWLPKGMIIFRELEKFIREELDKRGYEEISTPILVKKDLWERSGHWEHYKENMFVLEVENEVYSLKPMNCPESTYVYKMRTRSYRDLPLRLAEIGRLHRNEISGALGGMFRVRQITMDDAHIYCRPDQILNEINELIDFINYVYGIFKFEPAYYLSTKPDNAMGDPALWEQAEQALKMALEQNGIKYGLKEKEGAFYGPKIDVQIKDALGRDWQVATIQLDFVMLPERFDLTYIDADGQPKRPVAIHRAIFGSFERFVGILTEHFAGNFPVWLAPVQVAVLPITDAQNDYAVEIYQKLKEMKVRAEIDLRNEKITYKIREAETKKIPYMLVIGEREKTNRNVSVRRHGKGDLGVFDLESFISRIKFEIETKTVD
- the pheT gene encoding phenylalanine--tRNA ligase subunit beta, with protein sequence MKISHNWLKNYIDLEAEPEEVKEKLTMLGLEVESVEYLGEKYKNFYVGEVLEVNKHPNADKLTVCKVNVGKDVLQIICGAPNVAVGQKVPVALVGAIIPRNQHDPEGKPFVLTRAKIRGVESYGMICSEYELGLGEDKEGIMVLDESAKVGQPLAEYFGLDDVVYDISITPNRPDCLSHIGIARELAVVFGLKLKKPEVKLIESERKVTDFASVEIVDYINCPRYSARVVLNVKVEPSPQWLQNYLRLVGLRPINNIVDITNFVLYEVGHPLHAFDYDKLTGHKIVVKCANDGEVFITLDGKARTLRSDTLMICDAEKPVAIAGVMGGLNSEITDETRNVLIESAYFNPISIRRTSKFLGLSTDASYRFERGADPNAVIWAVDRAAQLMAEIAGGEVLKGVIDVYPVKIEPRIVKLRFSRLNSIIGMEIPRDKVVEILEGLEIEVLNVDDDSVKVRVPTFRPDIEREIDLVEEVARVYGYDKIPDKMSSVVHFSTEKAKVDFNEVVRERLIGAGFKEVVTNSMLDEEVASLFSDNFVKVLNPLSREMSALRPSLIPSALDVVRHNFGYGIRDLKFFEIGRVFGVGLAGDDVSSLVGNYVEKEHLLILMTGRAEPLSYDLKERNFDIYDLKGEIERLFKSVFLENYRFIYYSNNRSALAELEIGVEIDGKYAGKLFKVGDVLLKRFDVQADIFIAEIDLNLMSKGSRIESRHYVELPRYPSVYRDLAFVVDESVPVGELEKAIKEKAGGLLKSIYLFDIYRGEKIGEGKKSVAFSLEIVSGQKTLTDEEVNALMREIVSYVEGRTGGKLRGF